The Paenibacillus spongiae nucleotide sequence ACGACAGCCTTATTTGTTTGAAAGGGATTATTTACATCTACGCCAGTTTCTCAAATAAGACTGCCTGGCATGGTATTTAAATCTAAAGAAGATGTTTAAATACATGGTTCTTATGTTCGGAATCGTACTCCTATTCGACGGTCTGATGCGTAAGCAAGCCTCGCCGGGCTGCATCAAGATCTCTCCTGCCGAGCAAGAGAAATTTATAAGTGAGCTGAAGCGAAGATCCCCTCATATCGTGTTTGATTTATAATCAGCCTTATTTTAGAAGAGAGCCTGCCGATATTCCGGTAGGCTCTCTTTCTGTTACAGGTCATGAACATCATACGGCATCGTTATGTTTACGTATCTGCTCCGTCCCCGTCTTCGGCTGTCTGCGAATCGGATGCAGCTGATTTCGAAGGCGCTTTTCCTTGGAATCCGCCTCTATGTCCGCCTCCGCCGTGTACTCGTTCCTGTCCGTTGACGATATTTTTCGCCTTTTCCTCAGCGGCGGCCGCTTGCGTATCGGCTTGCTCCTTCGTCAGCTTCCCGTCCTCTAAGGCTTGGTTGATCTGCTCCGCGATGGAGGCTTTCACCAGATCGATTAGTTTCTGTTCTTCCACGCCCTTCTCTTTGGCCAGATCGGCTAAGGACTTACCGGACTTCAATGCATCCGCAAGCTCTGAATCGCTAAGACCGAGCAGCTTGGCAATCCCGCCAAGGTCTGTCTTGTCAAGCACACCGAATCTTTCATGGCGGCCTTTTCCTTCAAACGGTCCAGCGGAATCGATCGACGTGTCCAAATTGGATGTGAACTGCGTTTTTTCTTCCTTTTGACGGTTATCGAACGCAGCCGTAAGCGCCTGCTTTAATTGCTCGCGCGACACGCCCTGTGCTTCGGCTATCTGAGCCAGCGTCTGCCCTGCAGCCAGCTTCTCGTTCATCCCGTCCTGATCAATCTTAAGGAGATCCAGCACGTCTTGGCTTACGGGACCTCCCATTTTCCCGTGACTGTGGCTGCGGTACCCAATATCTGAGGTGCTCTGCGTCTTCTTTATGCTATTGTCGCTGCCAGCATTTGTCGTTGCCGCCGAAGTTGCGGCATATGCGCTCAGCGGTATCATAGCCGCCAACGCTGCCGTGATGCTAATCGTTTTCAGGTACTTGTTCATCGTTCGAAATCCTCCTCTTGAAGCGAATATGGGCTTGCATCTTTCATTATGGCCATGCTTCCTTAAGCGGAAATGAAAGGAAGATAAGCGTGAGCTGAGTGTTTGCTGAAAATGCAAGGAGCAAGGTTCCGAGTCGGAACTCCTTTTCCATTGAGTTCAACCCGTTTCTTGCGCTATAATAGGAGGAATGTGAGCACACAAGGACAATAAGGGAGGCCACGCGCCCATGAGCATTACGGTCAAGGACGTTGAACATGTCGCCAATTTAGCGCGGCTGGAGCTTGCGGAGCAGGAGAAAGAGCAGCTCACCGTGCAGCTTAATGCGATTCTAAAATATGCGGAGAAGCTCGGCGAGCTGGATACCGATCACGTTGAGCCGACCAGCCATGTGCTGCCGGTTACGAATGTCATGCGGGAGGACCGTGTTCGTGAATCGGTTTCGGTCGAGACAGCCATGAAGAATGCGCCGGATGAGGAAGACGGCCAGTTCAAAGTGCCGGCTGTATTGGAATAGAGGCAAGAGCCTGCTTGACGGCGGGTTACCGGTTGTTTAACGCCCGCACCTGGCGTGCGCGGCGAAGTTGAAGGGAGGAAGGATTGTTGGCACCATTTGATTTGCGCCTTCAGGAAGTACATAACAAACTGGCAAGCAAAGAGCTTTCCGTCACCGATCTGGTTCAGGAGTCGTATCGGCGGATTGCAGAGACAGACGCTTCCATTCAAGCGTTTCTTACATTAAACGAAGACGGCGCCCGCGCCGCTGCTTCCGAACTGGACAAGCAGCTTCAAGAAGGCGGGGAGAGAGGGCTTCTGTTCGGCCTGCCCGCAGGCATTAAAGATAATATCGTGACGGAAGGGCTGCTCACGACTTGCGCCAGCCAATTTCTGCGCAACCACGATCCGATTTATGACGCGACCGTGGTCAAGAAGCTGAAAGCCGCGCAATCCGTTACGATTGGCAAGCTCAATATGGATGAATTCGCGATGGGCGGCTCGAATGAAAATTCCAGCTTTTATCCGACGCGCAATCCGTGGAACACGGAATATGTACCTGGCGGTTCGAGCGGAGGCTCTGCAGCGGCAGTTGCGGCCGGCCAAGTGTATTTCTCGCTGGGCTCCGACACGGGCGGATCGATCCGGCAGCCGGCTGCTTACTGCGGCGTTGTCGGCCTGAAGCCGACCTACGGTCTTGTTTCGCGGTTTGGCCTGGTCGCATTCGCCTCGTCGCTCGACCAGATCGGACCGCTCACGAAGAACGTGGAGGATTCCGCATACGTCTTGCAGGCGCTTGCCGGTTATGATGAGATGGATTCGACCTCGGCTAACGTGGATATTCCTGATTATGTGAACGCGCTGAACGGCGATGTGAAAGGCCTCCGCATCGGGGTTCCGAAGGAGTATCTCGGACAAGGCATCGACCCTAAAGTGAAAGAAGCCGTGCTCAATGCACTGAAAGTATACGAAAGCCTCGGCGCAACATGGGAGGAAGTATCTTTGCCGCATACGGAATATGCGGTTGCCACTTACTATCTGCTTGCATCGTCCGAAGCTTCATCGAACCTTGCCCGCTTTGACGGCGTTCGTTACGGCGTGCGCGCCGATAACCCGGACAACTTGATCGAGCTGTACCGGAAGTCGCGCAGCCAAGGGTTCGGTCCTGAAGTGAAGCGCCGGATTATGCTGGGTACCTATGCGCTAAGCTCCGGCTACTATGATGCTTATTATTTGAAGGCGCAGAAAGTCCGGACGCTTATCAAGCAGGATTTCGATAACGTCTTTGCCAACTACGATTTAATTATCGGCCCGACGGCGCCGACGCCGGCTTTCCATATCGGCGAACAGGTAAACGATCCGCTGACGATGTATCTGAACGATATTTGCACGATCCCTGTCAGCTTGGCGGGAGTGCCCGCGATCAGCGTTCCATGCGGCTTCGCGGACGGGCTGCCGATCGGCCTGCAAATTATCGGCAAAGCGTTCGACGAGACGACCGTGCTGCGTGCGGCGCATGCGTACGAACAGCATACGGAGCATCACAAACAGCGTCCGCAGCTCTAAGCTGATAGCGGATGTGAAGGAAGCGGAGGGCTAATATACGATGTTTGAAGCAACCAAATACGAGACGGTCATCGGGCTGGAAGTGCATGTCGAGCTCCACACGAAGAGTAAGATCTTCTGCGGCTGCTCCACCTCCTTCGGCGCCCCGCCGAATACTCATACATGCCCGATTTGTCTTGGGCATCCCGGCGTTCTGCCGGTTCTGAACCGCCAGGCGGTGGAATACGCGATGAAAGCGGCGCTGGCGCTCAATTGTACAATCGGCGATGTCAGCAAGTTCGACCGCAAAAACTATTTTTATCCCGATTCCCCAAAAGCCTATCAGATTTCCCAGTACGATCAGCCGATCGGCGAGAACGGTTGGATCGATATTGAAGTCGACGGCATTACGAAGCGGATCGGCATTACCCGTCTCCACCTCGAGGAGGATGCGGGCAAGCTGACCCATGTGGACGGCGGCTACGCTTCGCTTGTCGATTTCAACCGTGTCGGCACGCCGCTCGTCGAGATCGTATCGGAGCCGGACATCCGTACGCCTGAGGAAGCAAAGGCATACCTGGAGAAGCTTCGTGCGATTATGTTGTACTGCGACGTCTCCGATGTGAAGATGGAAGAAGGCTCGATGCGCTGCGATGCGAACGTGAGCATTCGCCCATATGATCAGAAGGAGTTCGGGACGCGGGCGGAGCTGAAGAATATGAACTCGTTCCGCGGCGTTCAGCGCGGTCTGGAGTATGAGCAGATGCGCCAAGCCGACGTTCTTGACAGCGGCGGCAAGGTCGTTCAGGAGACCCGTCGCTGGGATG carries:
- the gatC gene encoding Asp-tRNA(Asn)/Glu-tRNA(Gln) amidotransferase subunit GatC; this encodes MSITVKDVEHVANLARLELAEQEKEQLTVQLNAILKYAEKLGELDTDHVEPTSHVLPVTNVMREDRVRESVSVETAMKNAPDEEDGQFKVPAVLE
- the gatA gene encoding Asp-tRNA(Asn)/Glu-tRNA(Gln) amidotransferase subunit GatA, whose amino-acid sequence is MAPFDLRLQEVHNKLASKELSVTDLVQESYRRIAETDASIQAFLTLNEDGARAAASELDKQLQEGGERGLLFGLPAGIKDNIVTEGLLTTCASQFLRNHDPIYDATVVKKLKAAQSVTIGKLNMDEFAMGGSNENSSFYPTRNPWNTEYVPGGSSGGSAAAVAAGQVYFSLGSDTGGSIRQPAAYCGVVGLKPTYGLVSRFGLVAFASSLDQIGPLTKNVEDSAYVLQALAGYDEMDSTSANVDIPDYVNALNGDVKGLRIGVPKEYLGQGIDPKVKEAVLNALKVYESLGATWEEVSLPHTEYAVATYYLLASSEASSNLARFDGVRYGVRADNPDNLIELYRKSRSQGFGPEVKRRIMLGTYALSSGYYDAYYLKAQKVRTLIKQDFDNVFANYDLIIGPTAPTPAFHIGEQVNDPLTMYLNDICTIPVSLAGVPAISVPCGFADGLPIGLQIIGKAFDETTVLRAAHAYEQHTEHHKQRPQL
- the gatB gene encoding Asp-tRNA(Asn)/Glu-tRNA(Gln) amidotransferase subunit GatB; protein product: MFEATKYETVIGLEVHVELHTKSKIFCGCSTSFGAPPNTHTCPICLGHPGVLPVLNRQAVEYAMKAALALNCTIGDVSKFDRKNYFYPDSPKAYQISQYDQPIGENGWIDIEVDGITKRIGITRLHLEEDAGKLTHVDGGYASLVDFNRVGTPLVEIVSEPDIRTPEEAKAYLEKLRAIMLYCDVSDVKMEEGSMRCDANVSIRPYDQKEFGTRAELKNMNSFRGVQRGLEYEQMRQADVLDSGGKVVQETRRWDEAQGKTFSMRSKEEAHDYRYFPDPDLVKVNISEEWKERVRASIPELPDALKARYTSELGLPAYDAGVITSSKKLADFFEESLQYTQDAKSVANWIMGDLLGYLNANGQELDDVKITGQGLGEMIGLMEKGTISSKIAKTVFKAMLESGKRPQQIVEEQGLVQISDEGAIAAVVDQIVSKNPQSVEDFKAGKEKAIGFLVGQVMKETKGKANPALVNKLLLERLNQ